In Aptenodytes patagonicus chromosome 8, bAptPat1.pri.cur, whole genome shotgun sequence, a genomic segment contains:
- the VGLL4 gene encoding transcription cofactor vestigial-like protein 4 isoform X3, which translates to MLTPRNKTANGDYRKEHRERSRSPIERAAAPTMSLHANHMYASIPSLTMDQPLALTKNSMDATRTVGITPTLTSVERQQNRPSVITCASANNRNCNLSHCPIAHSGCGSAMPAYRRPSSTTTACDPVVEEHFRRSLGKNYKEPEPVANSVSITGSVDDHFAKALGDTWLQIKAAKDGVSSSPESASRRSQSSPSSHMVNHNHSPSVVS; encoded by the exons ATGCTTACCCCGAG AAACAAGACTGCCAATGGAGATTATCGGAAGGAGCACAGAGAAAGGAGTCGCAGCCCAATAGAGCGGGCTGCTGCCCCCACAATGAGCCTTCATGCCAATCACATGTATGCCTCAATCCCAAGCTTGACCATGGATCAACCTCTAGCACTGACCAAAAACAGCATGGATGCAACCCGAACAGTTGGCATCACACCTACACTGACTTCTGTGGAACGGCAGCAG AACCGTCCATCCGTAATCACCTGTGCTTCCGCGAACAACCGGAACTGTAACCTCTCTCATTGCCCCATCGCTCACAGTGGCTGCGGTTCAGCAATGCCTGCCTACAGAAGACCCTCTAGCA CTACCACTGCCTGTGACCCAGTGGTGGAAGAGCACTTCCGCCGAAGCCTTGGCAAGAATTACAAGGAGCCTGAGCCAGTGGCAAACTCTGTGTCCATCACAGGATCAGTTGACGACCACTTTGCCAAAGCACTCGGGGATACATGGCTTCAGATTAAAGCTGCGAAGGACGGAGTCTCTAGCAGTCCCGAGTCTGCTTCACGGCGCAGCcagtcttccccttcctctcatATGGTCAATCATAATCACTCGCCCTCGGTGGTCTCATGA